The following are encoded together in the Parambassis ranga chromosome 20, fParRan2.1, whole genome shotgun sequence genome:
- the si:ch211-140b10.6 gene encoding protein POLR1D, with amino-acid sequence MTEDNELEKRAIEELLKETDRARVRAETMGPAGWLKCPLRSTNKRFLLNTLRSTGLQRHHGEPRAGHSTTRGRQRSESPHRRCDRSRTPPRERPHVTSNEGHTGHKHHHDHRGNRRNKDKKLDSDKDRRYRHGGDRDRRHADSQNRDKRQTS; translated from the exons ATGACAGAAGACAACGAACTGGAAAA GCGTGCGATCGAGGAGCTCCTCAAGGAAACTGACAGAGCTCGGGTGAGAGCAGAGACCATGGGCCCTGCAGGATG gtTGAAGTGCCCTCTGCGGAGTACCAACAAACGTTTCCTCCTCAACACGCTGCGCTCCACCGGCCTGCAGCGGCACCACGGTGAGCCCAGAGCCGGACACtccaccacaagagggcgccaaAGGAGCGAATCCCCACACAGACGCTGCGACCGCAGCAGAACACCTCCCAGAGAGAGGCCACATGTAACGAGTAATGAAGGCCACACGGGCCATAAACATCACCATGATCACAGGGGCAACCGCAGAAACAAAGATAAGAAGCTGGATAGTGACAAGGACAGACGTTACAGACATGGAGGCGACAGAGACAGGAGACATGCGGACTCACAGAACAGAGACAAAAGACAGACTTCATGA